Below is a genomic region from Bacillus mycoides.
ACCACTATTTTTTATTCTTCTTAATTTAATTATTTTTCTCAAGACATTCATAAACTGCCATCATTTCTCGCTTATTCAACTCACGAATTCGATTAAATATTAGAATGTCTGGAACATCCTCAGTTCGTAAGCTTTCATCCACAACATCACTAACTTTTCCAGTTAACCATGTTTGTACATCTATGCCATCAACAATTTCTTTAAGCCCTTCATCATTAATACCACTTGCATTACAAGTTATACATGGAATTGTTAATTTAAACACGCCATCATGTAGATTATCCTCGGTTATAACTTTTTTTCCGTTACAGAATGGACATGGGTTGCTTTTTTTAATTTTATTAATTTGGGTAACTAATTTTTTATAACCAAATGCTTCATACACATATGTTAATTTTTTATATTTTCCATTTGTGAAATACTTATCTATGATAGTTTCTCTTGTTTCATTGATATTTTGGAAATCACAAATAGTCACCTTATTATTATTGCTGATTGATTCGATATTACCTTTAATTTGGCTCCAGAATGGTAAAACATTTTGTAACACCATTTCATAGTTTGAAAAGCTTGCTTGTTCTAATTCAAACATTTTCAGTGCAACTTGTGTTTTCCTAGGCAGTAACGAGACATCTTCTGTCATAATCATATTGTCACCTACGATAGATTTCAATTTGATGAGTACAGGTAAATCTCCTACAATTTTTATTATTTCATTAAGCGGCTGATTGATAATTTCACGAATATCTGTATCTCCAAATTTAAGCGATTTTTGGTGATTTAATACAGTTGCCTCACAAATTGGACATGTCATCATTTCTTTAGAAGTCTTAATATCTTCTTTAATAGCTGCTTTTGAAATAACAATATATCCGCCAATAATTGTATTAAATCCTACCCATGTTCTACGTGTCTTTCCTTTCTTATCATAAAAGGACTTATCAAAATAGCCGTACCAAAATGTATGTTTTTCTTCCTCAGACATATCATTATAGCTCTTTGACAAATCATGACCAAGCTCATTTTTAATTTCTTCAAATAGAAATTCTATTTTTTCATATTGATAAAATTTTAATACTTTCATGATTTCCGGATCGAATAGACCATCCCAAAATGGAACATTTTTATCTTGAATTGTAATTTCTTTATCAAAAACTTCAATTTGAAGACGTCCCGAACATGATGGGCAATGATTATCCTGAGAATAGAAATCGAAGCTTCTCGTATCTTTATTAGTCGGATGAGCAGCTACAATATGATTGATCAATCCACCAATTTCATATAAGAAACTATATTGACTATACAAATGTCTTTCGAGATCAATAGCAACTACAGGTGCAATTGTATCAGATTCGTATTCACCGTAAATTAAACGAGCCATTGATGATAAGCTTTTTAATATGCCACCCTTATAGATGTTTTCTGCATTTTTAAAATAATCAATATGATTTTCTTCTAAGTAATTAATTCCATTTTGTTGATTCAGTGTTGAAGAAATATGTATTTGCTCAGCATTATTCACACTGCTTTTTTGACGATAATAATCATCATGACTTACTACATCAAGATGCTCTATAGATTCAAGCTGTCTTTTTCCAAAATCGACAATATAATCAGAACTTTCTAGCATGTAACTGTTATGCTCAATCATTATGATAGAGACTGATTCATCTTGTAATATCCCTCTAACACTATCTATAAATTGATTTAAAATATTTTGCGATAAACCTTTTGAAGGCTCATCAAAAATAAACAATGTATGTGGATTTCTTGTTTTTGCAAATAACTCAGAAACTAAATGAACACATTGAAACTCACCCGTTGATAATGTTTGTGTTTTTCGTTCTAATGTTAAATAGCCCAGTCCTAATTTGATTAGTAGGCTCAAGCGTTTATACGCAATATCTTCGTTTGGAATTTCATCAATAATATCCTCAATTGAGCGCTCAAAAATATCATCAATTTCTTCACTATACTTTGTCAGTTTCTTTTTAATATCTAAGAAAGTTGCTACAGTTGA
It encodes:
- a CDS encoding ATP-binding cassette domain-containing protein, encoding MKVNQLIANNINKLDTVIPFNKSLGIAGLSGSGKTTLCQTIGEESKKRLVSLLPKAEYQYLFPNIMETNFSAIKMEEMPLVLFLGKSSISSNPRSTIGTHTGVFKEIREKLAEEFNLSPEVFSFNNQLGWCAGCKGRGTTKNIECKKCKGKRYSEEVEQRTIELFAESHTISDINDLSVESILSLAEELNISEAKQHILQNIINMNIGYLTLNRIMGTLSGGELTRLYLAEFMAVSENAVIIIDEISVGLDYETLLQILEEIEKLGYKNQIWLIDHSDTVLDTTDEQMFFGPGSGKYGGKIVKESPRPKPILSERNYKMPTEYYTFHELYCRNIQMTEFQIPKNRLVTVTGESGCGKSTLVNECLATDFLKRYPKDKLVMVGQDRNQSITSRSTVATFLDIKKKLTKYSEEIDDIFERSIEDIIDEIPNEDIAYKRLSLLIKLGLGYLTLERKTQTLSTGEFQCVHLVSELFAKTRNPHTLFIFDEPSKGLSQNILNQFIDSVRGILQDESVSIIMIEHNSYMLESSDYIVDFGKRQLESIEHLDVVSHDDYYRQKSSVNNAEQIHISSTLNQQNGINYLEENHIDYFKNAENIYKGGILKSLSSMARLIYGEYESDTIAPVVAIDLERHLYSQYSFLYEIGGLINHIVAAHPTNKDTRSFDFYSQDNHCPSCSGRLQIEVFDKEITIQDKNVPFWDGLFDPEIMKVLKFYQYEKIEFLFEEIKNELGHDLSKSYNDMSEEEKHTFWYGYFDKSFYDKKGKTRRTWVGFNTIIGGYIVISKAAIKEDIKTSKEMMTCPICEATVLNHQKSLKFGDTDIREIINQPLNEIIKIVGDLPVLIKLKSIVGDNMIMTEDVSLLPRKTQVALKMFELEQASFSNYEMVLQNVLPFWSQIKGNIESISNNNKVTICDFQNINETRETIIDKYFTNGKYKKLTYVYEAFGYKKLVTQINKIKKSNPCPFCNGKKVITEDNLHDGVFKLTIPCITCNASGINDEGLKEIVDGIDVQTWLTGKVSDVVDESLRTEDVPDILIFNRIRELNKREMMAVYECLEKNN